Below is a genomic region from Leptotrichia shahii.
ACAATCAAGGAATATGTAAAACATAATCCGTATGTTGATACAAGCAGAATTTATCTTGCGGGAGATTCAAACGGCGGATATATGACTGTAAATATGATAATTACTTATCCAGATTACTTTGCGGCAGCAGTACCTATCTGCGAGGCGTATGCTTATCACGAATATGCGAGAAACAGCGATGGAACTTATAAGACAAATAATCTTGAAGTTTCAGCAGACGGTAAAAATAGTGCAGTTTCAAGATTTGTGGAAACTAAAAAACTGTGGGTAACAAATGAAAAAATTCATAAGATGAAAAAAACACCAGTATGGTTTATTGCAGCGGCAGATGATGAGATTGTTACGCCACAAAAATTTTCACTTCCAACTTATAGGGATTTGCTGAAAGCTGGGGCAGATAACGCATGGTATTCGTATTATGAAAATGTAATTGGGACAGATGTACCAAATTCAAGATTTCCTGGACATTTTTCATGGATATATTTCTTGAATAATCAAGTGGAAGGTGTGCAAAATCGAGATAAAATAAAAAATTCTAAAGATGAGGAAACTTTTGGGTTTGAACCGAGTAATGCTGGGAAAGGTGGAAGAGAGAAGGCTCAGTTCAAAGAGAGAACTTTTAAAAATGTGTTTGAATGGATGAATTTTCAGAAAAAAAATAGAAAAAAATAAATTTTTTTTCAAAATTTAAAATAGTAAAAATATACGATAAAAATTGAATTTATGGAATTTTTTACATATAGGAAATAAAAGATGCGATAAAAAAAAATACTTGCAATTTTATATAAAATTGTAGTATTATATACAAGTAGAAAAGATTTTTGATAAAAAATTAAAAATCAAATAGACTAGAAAAAAGAGAGGTAGAAAAGATGGCAAAAGAAACATTAAATCCATTTGAGATTGCTCAAAAACAAATCAAATCAGCTTGTGATAAATTAAATGCAGATCCAGCTGTTTATGAAATTCTAAAAAATCCTATGAGAGTGTTGGAAGTATCGTTCCCAGTAAAACTAGACAATGGAACAGTTAAAACATTTGTAGGATACAGATCACAGCACAACAACGCAGTAGGACCTTTTAAAGGTGGACTTAGATTCCATCCAGATGTAACAAAAGATGAAGTAAAAGCATTGTCAACTTGGATGACGTTCAAGTGTTCAGTAGCAGGAATCCCTTATGGTGGTGGAAAAGGTGGAATGGCAATTAACCCTAAAGATTATTCTAAAGCTGAATTAGAAAGAATCTCTAAAGGTTTTGCAAAAGCAATTTCACCAATTATTGGAGAAAAAGTTGATATACCAGCTCCAGACGTTAACACAAACGGACAAATCATGTCTTGGATGGTTGACGCTTATGAAGAAGTTGCAGGAAAATCAACAAAAGGTGTATTTACAGGAAAACCTTTAGAATTTGGAGGATCTCTTGCAAGAACAGAAGCAACTGGATACGGAGTTAATTTAACAGCTAAAAAAGCATTAGCAAAATTAAACATTGATGTTAAAGGGGCAACTTATGCTGTGCAAGGATTTGGAAATGTAGGATTTTATACAGCTTATTACGCACATAAAGACGGTGCCAAAATTGTAGCATTCTCAAATTCAGATGTTGCAATTTATAATGAAAATGGAATTGACATGGAAGCTGTAATAAAAGATTTTGAAGAAAATGGACGTATTGCAGCAAACAAAGGATACGGAAAAGACATTACAAATGCTGAATTATTAGAACTGGAAGTTGACGTTCTAGCGCCATGTGCTTTAGAAAATCAAATTACTTCTGAAAATGCTGACAGAATTAAAGCAAAAGTAGTTGCAGAAGGAGCAAATGGACCGACTACTCCAGAAGCCGATGAAATCTTATTTAAAAAAGGAATCGTAGTTATCCCTGACATTCTTGCAAACTCAGGTGGAGTTGTAGTTTCATACTTTGAATGGGTACAAAACTTGCAAAGCTACTATTGGCCATTTGAAGAAGTTCAACAAAAAGAAGATGCACTATTATCAGGAGCATTTGAAGATGTGTGGACTTTAGCATCTGAATATAAGGTAGACTTAAGAAATGCTGCTTATATGAAGAGTATCGAAAGAATTTCAAAAGCAATGAAATTAAGAGGATGGTATTAATTTTTTGAGCTTTTGATATTAGTAAATTAAATAAAAGAAAACCTATTTCTATTTTTATTAATAATTATAGAATAGGTTTTTTTTCTAATAAAATTTTATTTGACATCTTTTACTAAAATAATTATTACAGTTTATTTTTAATATCGTGATATATGTTTCAATAAAAATACCGTCCTGTAGTTATTATATTTTAAGTTTATAAAAAATTTTGGATACTCTCCTCTCAATCAAAATTAACACAACAGCCATTATTCCAATATTTACAATAAATGGCAAAAATGGATTAAACGCCAATAAATGTCCAGATAAATAAGATCCGATAGCATTTCCAAGTGAATCTGCTGCAGATACCATTCCTAGTATTTTTCCTTGATTTTCAGCATATCTTCTAGCAATAATCGTATTCCCTAGAGACCGTACTATTTCATAGCTCATCGTATAAACTGCCATTATAAAATATGGTGTAATTCCTGACTTTATTCTAAAAAATATAGCTGACATCAATATTATACCAATAAAAATCATAATTTTATGAATGCTTTTCTCTTTAAATTTCTTCAATAACTTTTCTAGTAAAAATCCTGTTCCTAAAAATGCCAGAAGCGATGAACACATTACAAAAGTTCCAATCGTATCTGCAGAAACCTTTTCATAAAATTTGAAAAAATAATTTAATGCACTTGCGTAGGAATAAATCCCAATTCCAGATAAAAAAATTATAACACCAAAAAATTTTGAAAATCCATCAAGTTCCTTTATATATCTAAAAGTCAAAAATGGATTTAAGCTCTTATTATTTTTAATATCTAATGTATTTTCTAATTTTTTTATAACTTCTCTTCTATTTATAATTTCTCTCATAAATACTAAGATAAAAAGCGATAAAATACCGCCACAAATAAACTGCAGCCCAAAGGAATATCTAGGATCAACAGTTGCCACAATTCCTCCGATTTTTTGCCCAATTGCTCCTCCAATTACAATTGCTGAACTGATTTTAGCTATATTTTTTGCCTTTTCCTCCTTTTCAGACAGCTGACTTACATATCCGAAAGCTACTGCAAAAGTTCCACCTGAAACAAATCCTGCAATTATTCGAGCCAGAAATATAATAGGAATACTTGTCGCAAATCCAAAAATAAGCTGAGCAATCCCGTAGAAAAACGGCATAAGCACAAAAATCCTCTTCATTCCAAATCTATCCGCCAATGCTCCTAAATAAGGCGAAGAAATAAACATAGCTGTGCTCATAAATGCTAGAAATTCTCCAGAAATGCTCTTTTTCCATCCTCTCATCTGAATCAGGTCAGGTGTCCCTGGATGTCCCAGATTATATATAACCATACATAAAAACATCATTATTATCATTCTATTTATATTTTTTTTCACCTTTTCCATCTCCTTTCTTTTTTACATCTCAAATATTTTTATTAAATTTTATTCTTAAATTATTTAAAGAAGTAATTTTTTTATTTTATGTTTTAAGTTATTCCTTTAACAAAATTTTGCATGATATTTATTTTAATCAAATTATTTTTATAATTAAAATCAATTATGAAAAAATAAAAAACCAGATATTACTCTGGTTTCAACAAAAATATTTATTCAAAATTTTATTTTCTAAAATAACCCTGGAATACTTACTCCACCAGTAACTACTTCCATTTCTTTTTCAG
It encodes:
- a CDS encoding Glu/Leu/Phe/Val family dehydrogenase; amino-acid sequence: MAKETLNPFEIAQKQIKSACDKLNADPAVYEILKNPMRVLEVSFPVKLDNGTVKTFVGYRSQHNNAVGPFKGGLRFHPDVTKDEVKALSTWMTFKCSVAGIPYGGGKGGMAINPKDYSKAELERISKGFAKAISPIIGEKVDIPAPDVNTNGQIMSWMVDAYEEVAGKSTKGVFTGKPLEFGGSLARTEATGYGVNLTAKKALAKLNIDVKGATYAVQGFGNVGFYTAYYAHKDGAKIVAFSNSDVAIYNENGIDMEAVIKDFEENGRIAANKGYGKDITNAELLELEVDVLAPCALENQITSENADRIKAKVVAEGANGPTTPEADEILFKKGIVVIPDILANSGGVVVSYFEWVQNLQSYYWPFEEVQQKEDALLSGAFEDVWTLASEYKVDLRNAAYMKSIERISKAMKLRGWY
- a CDS encoding MFS transporter, which gives rise to MKKNINRMIIMMFLCMVIYNLGHPGTPDLIQMRGWKKSISGEFLAFMSTAMFISSPYLGALADRFGMKRIFVLMPFFYGIAQLIFGFATSIPIIFLARIIAGFVSGGTFAVAFGYVSQLSEKEEKAKNIAKISSAIVIGGAIGQKIGGIVATVDPRYSFGLQFICGGILSLFILVFMREIINRREVIKKLENTLDIKNNKSLNPFLTFRYIKELDGFSKFFGVIIFLSGIGIYSYASALNYFFKFYEKVSADTIGTFVMCSSLLAFLGTGFLLEKLLKKFKEKSIHKIMIFIGIILMSAIFFRIKSGITPYFIMAVYTMSYEIVRSLGNTIIARRYAENQGKILGMVSAADSLGNAIGSYLSGHLLAFNPFLPFIVNIGIMAVVLILIERRVSKIFYKLKI